The segment CCTTTATGGGATTGGCTCTCATTGCACTATCCGTGCTTGTGAGTTTCTTTTCCTGCCAAAAATCCTCTGCTGTCAAAGGATCCGAATCTCCCCAACCTCACTACATTCAACAATATGTAGAGAGGCCTGAGTTCAAGTCGGCAATTTGGGCCGTCCCATCTTAAGCCGAAAGCAAAACCTCCACTGGGCAATTTGTCGTGGTGGTCAAAGTGAATGAAGACGAGGGAGCTGAAACTCACGTAGTTAATTACAAGAGAGAGCCTGAACGATTCCTTACTTATGCCAAGCGTTACAACGACTTGTCATATAATCGTCCGATTCCAGCGCCTAATAGCAATGGAGCCTTAGCTGAACCTCTATCTAAAGTGCAGTGCTATGAAATGTCATCAACGGGAGAGCTGGTCGATGTTTCTTCCAAGGTAGTACTGAGAGCTTTGACCTTCTTGCCCTATATAAAGAGCGGGTACAAAGATCGGGAATCTGTAGAGATGCCAAAAACTGATGGCATGCCGAGTAAGTATGGTCCGAGAGATTATCTTGTCAATAAGACTCTTTCGTCGTTGACGGTGGAAGACCTGACTTTACTTGACTATCAGTCTTTCAGTTACCTCTTCGAGCTTATTCCTATTGCCCCCTATAAGTTCGAGAAGGATTCGCAGATCAAGGTCGTGATAAGCGAGAGCGGGAAAACGCACGAAACTATAGCAAGATACGCAGAGACCTTATAATCTGAGGTGAGCAATCCTCTATCGGATTGTCTGTAAAAACAAGGAGAAGTGTCTAGATAGAAGGGAACACTTCTCCTTGTTGTTATCATCTTGCCGTGCGTCCCTACACATACACATCGCTACTCGTCTCGCTCTAATCTCTAACCTCTAAACCCCTTCGATCACTCTGATAAGAAAGGACCTCGCAAGAGGTCCGACGTATCGTAGCCGTCGGTCGGAGGGACACAAGCCCCGAACGACCGATGGATAGGCGAAAGAGGTAGAAGGTCGACCCCTTGTGGGTCGGACTAGACGAAGCTTACAGTCTCAGTCCGACCTCCCACAAGGGGTGGTCGCTTGCTTCGTGTGATACTCCTTACCCTCCAGTCGTTCGGGGCTGTCGCCCCTCCGACTGGGGGCTACGATGCGTCCGACCGCAAGCGGTCGCCTCCATTGTCGACCGATCTTAACAATGTAACATTTGATGCAACGGACGCACGAGCCGTGCGTCCCTACACATCGTTACTCGTCTCGCTTTGACACAACGGACGCCCTCCGACTTAACACACCCGTGCGTCCCTACAGGAGTCGGATGCCGTGCGTCCCTATAGCGGGCTACACGTTTCAGCGGGCTCCACGACTTTGTGGATGGGGGAGTGGGGTAGAGCTTTGGGGGCTATTTTGTATCTTTGCCTATCATAATTACTGCCGATTCCTATTATAATGAAAAAGGTACGACTACATCGCGAGGGGGTGGGGCTCCTCATTTCATTCTTCCTCATACTGACGTTGGCTTGCTGGGCAACCTTTGTCTTTGTGCCCTTTAAGGGGGTATTTATCTTGACTCTACTGGTGTCGCTCGTGGTGATGGGGCTAGCGCTAAACTTCTTTCGCTTCCCTAGGCGTAGCAACAGCGAGGCGGCCAATAGACGTGTCATCGTAGCACCGGCCGATGGCAAAGTGGTGGTCATGGAGGAGGTCGAAGAGCCTGAGCTGCTGGGACGCCGCTGTCTCAAGCTCTCGATCTTTATGTCGCTCTACAATGTGCATGCTAACTGGGTCGCCTGCAATGGCACGATCACCCATGTGGAGCATCAGAGCGGTGCTTACTACAAGGCTTTTCTCCCTAAGAGTAGCGTGCTCAATGAGCGGTCGGCGGTGATCATTCGTACAGATGGTGGTCATGAGGTGCTAGAGCGTCAGATCGCTGGTGCTGTGGCACGTCGTATCGTCACTTATCCGAAGGTGGGCGATGAGGTGACGGTCGAGGACTTCCTCGGCTTCATCAAGTTTGGCTCACGCATCGACCTTTACCTGCCACTGGGTACGGAGATAGCGATCAAGATAGGCGACGAAGTGGTGGGCGGTGAGACCACGCTGGGCTATCTGCCCCAGTAGGCACGCTTCTTGCTGTATGATGATCAAAACAACGCTGTGATGAAGATAAGACAATTTATCCCCAATCTCCTAACGCTGTGCAATATCCTCTCGGGGGCGGCAGCTATCATCTCAATCCTATACTATAAGGAGTACCAGATGGGTGCCATCTGGATTGCTGTGGGTGCTCTCTTTGACCTGCTCGATGGTATGGTGGCGCGTCTCCTGCATGCGACTTCTCCAATAGGCGCTGACCTAGACTCGCTCTCAGATGTGGTGACCTTTGGCTTAGCACCGGCACTCCTGGCTCTCTGCACGATGGAGGGGAGACTCTTGGCGAGTGGCTATGCAGCGTCTACGGCTCTGATGATGTCGCTACCTTTTCTCCTGATCCTACCTTTTGCAGCCTACCGCTTGGCACTCTTTAATAATGATATGGGGTCGAGCAACTACTTTCGTGGGCTACCGGTACCTGCCTCTGCGCTCTTGTGGATCGGCATATCGCTCTCCACTTGCGCCTGTGCGGTGGATACCCTTTCGCTGGTGACTAGCTACGGATTGCTGCTTCTCTCCTGTATCTTGATGGTGAGCCGTATGCCAATGCTCTCGCTGAAGCATCTAAGCGCACAGATGAAAGCGCCCCACGGTAGGATCATCCTCATCGCATGGGGCGTGATCCTAGTTCCTGCGGGCTGTCTCTATATGTGGCTAGGCTCTGTAGCGAGTACCCTGCGCCTAGTGATGATGCTCTACATCTTCGTCTCGCTGGTCATCGGTCGCCAGATCAAGAGTAACTCGGACGCTATCGATGCTGCGGCTCAACAATAATAACCCCTTAATCTAACCCCGATATGGAATTCTTACTTGGTCTGATCGTTGTCATAGGGCTTACGTACCTGCTCCTGAGATACTTTGCGCCTCGCATATTACAGTGGATGGTGAAGCGCTATATACAGCAGGCTGATCCGCACGTTAAGTCACGACAAGCTCCTCGCAAGGGGTGGCACTCAGCCGCTTCACAGCAAAGCTCAGCGGACGCACAGTCACAGCAGGGCAAGCTAGACATGAAGGATATAGCGAAGAAGAAGTTTGAGAAGGACCAAGGGGAGTACATAGACTTTGAGGAGGAGTAAGAGGGAGTGCAAACAAAAAAAGACTGCCACGGTAAGGTGACAGTCTCGTCAATGGATTGCTTTAGTAGCGGACTAAATGTCTTAGTAGGGAGACTGTTGCATAAAGGCGAATCGCTGTGTTGCTTTCGGGATTCGGCTTCGGTCACATACGGATGTATGCTCCCTTCAGACCTCACCCTCAGCGCCTTGCGCTTCATCCTTTCTGCAAAGTCTAGACAATCTTGCTTGCAAGATTGCGAGACTGTTGACTTTTGCAACAGTCTTAGAAGGGGAAGTCTCTCTCCTCGTCGTCAGTGCCCATCGGGTTGAAGTCTGAGGCTCCAGCGTTAAACGACTGATCGAAGGGGTGGGGTGCACTGCCCGTAGAAGAGCCACCAGGTGTCGATGTAGCAGCGGAGCGAGGTCTACCGCCATTGATCTGAGAGGTGTAGTGCATGTTAGCCTCCTCGAGAGGGTAGAACTTAGCAAACTCGCCACGAAAGCCGATACGCACATCGCCGATCGGTCCGTTACGATGCTTGGCAATGATGAAGTAACCGATACCCTTTGTATCTCCGTTGTCATCCTGCATAATGCCATAGACCTCGGGTCTGTGCAGGAAGCAAACCATATCGGCATCCTGCTCGATAGCTCCTGACTCACGCAGGTCGGAGAGCTGTGGCACCTTACTATTTGTACCGCTATCGTTCTTGCGCAGCTCGACAGCACGGTTGAGCTGTGAGAGGGCGATGATGGGGATGTCTAGCTCCTTGGCAAGCATCTTGAGCGAGCGCGAGATGGTACTGACCTCTTGCTCACGATTGCCAAAGTTCATACCACTAGCGTTCATCAGCTGGAGGTAGTCGATGATGATGATCTTGATGTCGTGCTCCCGCACGAGCCGGCGCACCTTAGTACGTAGTTCGAAGACGGAGAGACTAGGCGTATCGTCAATGTAGAGGGGCGTATTCTCCAAGACGCTGATACGCTCGTCAAGCTGTGTCCACTCAAAGTTCTCGAGTTGACCGCTTTTGAGCTTTTCACCCGGGAGCTCACAGACGTTACTGATAAGACGCTTGACCAGCTGCACGCTACTCATCTCAAGGTTAAAGAGGGCAACGGGGATCTTATTGTCCACCGCGATATACTTAGCCATAGATAGGACGAAGGCTGTCTTACCGATAGCGGGGCGCGCTGCGATGATGATGAGGTCTGACTTCTGCCACCCGGCGGTCATCGCATCGATGCCGTCAAAGCCTGAGGAGATACCACTGATACCCTCGGCACTATTGGCAGCAGCCTTGATGTCGTCGATAGCAATCTTGAGTACGGTATCAATGGGCTGCACATCCTTGCGTAGATGCTTCTGCGAGAGCGCAAAGAGAGCCCCCTCAGCACTCTCCATCTGATCCTCGATGTCGATGGTGTCTTCGTACGCAGAGGTAAGTACCTCGGTAGAGAACTTGATGAGATTGCGGCTCAGTGCTTTCTGCGCCACAATCATGGCGTGGTACTCTAGGTTGCCCGCACTGATGACACGGTTGCTTAGTTCGACGAGAAAGGGCATTCCCCCTACCTGATCCAGCTTGCCCTCACGCTGTAGTCTCTGACTGACCGTGTGCAGGTCTATGGGCTGCTCCTCCAGACTTAGGTCGCGCATGACCTCGAAGATGGTCTGATGCGCATTGACGTAGAAGCTCTCGGGCTCCAGGATCGTGCTGATCTCAGAGAAGGCTTCTTTCTCCAGTAGTATGGCACCTAGTACAGCCTCCTCTATGTCTGTCGCTTGAGGTGGCACACGTCCCTCGGTCGTGCGATCGAGCGAGGCTTGTGGCCTGCGGAGCTGCTTCTGTTGTGTCGTCTTTAGGGGTGGCATGCGTTAGTTCGTTTGGCTAGGTGAATTGTTACGTGTAGGGGGCAAGCGGGTAGCCTAGACGAGGAGCCTAGGCTGTGGAGATGGAAGGAGCTGTAATAGTGGCTTTAGTCGAGCTTGAGGACAGCGAGGAAGGCTTTCTGTGGGATCTCTACGTTGCCGATCTGCTTCATGCGCTTCTTACCCTCTTTCTGCTTCTCTAGTAGCTTGCGTTTACGGCTAATATCACCGCCGTAGCACTTGGCAGTCACATCTTTGCGCACCGCCTTGACGGTCTCACGAGCGATGATCTTAGCACCGATAGCGGCTTGGATAGCTATGTCAAATTGCTGGCGCGGGATGAGCTCCTTGAGCTTTTCGCACATACGACGGCCGAAGGGGACGCTATTGTCAAAGTGCGTCAGCGTCGAGAGCGCATCGACGGGCTCGCCATTGAGGAGGATATCTAGCTTGACCAACTTAGAGGGACGGAAGTCGCTCAGGTGATAGTCAAAGGAAGCGTAGCCTCGTGAGATGCTCTTGAGCTTGTCATAGAAGTCGATGACGATCTCACCGAGAGGCAGATCGAAGTAGATCTCGACACGGTTGCCACTGATGTACTCCTGCTTGATGAGGATGCCGCGCTTGTCGAGGCAGAGCGTCATGATAGGACCGATGTAGGCGGTATCTGTGATGATCGTGGCTCGTATGTACGGCTCCTCGATGTGATCAATCTGCATCGGATCGGGCAGACCTGACGGGTTGTGTACCTCGGTCACGCCGCCCTTCTTGTCGTAAACGAGGTAGGAGACGTTGGGAACAGTCGTGATGACGTTCATATTGAACTCACGGTCGAGACGCTCCTGAATGATCTCCATGTGGAGCAAACCAAGGAATCCACAGCGGAAGCCGAAGCCTAGTGCTGCCGAGCTCTCAGGCGTGAAGGTGAGCGAAGCATCGTTGAGCTGTAGCTTCTCGAGTGAAGCGCGTAAGTCTTCAAAGTCTTCCGTGTCAATGGGGTAGACACCCGCGAAGACCATCGGCTTGACCTCCTCAAAGCCTGCGATAGCTGCTGAGGCAGGGCGCTGTATGTGTGTGATCGTATCACCTACCTTGACCTCTTTGCTGGTCTTGATACCAGAGATGATGTAGCCCACGTCACCCGTGTTGACCCGATCTCTAGGCATCATGTCAAGCTTGAGCACGCCCACCTCATCGGCGTCGTACTCCATGCCTGTATTGATGAACTTGACCTTGTCTCCCTTGGCTATAGACCCGTTGACAATCTTATAGTAGGCGATGATCCCACGGAAGGGGTTGAAGACGGAGTCAAAGATGAGTGCTTGTAGCGGAGCGTCGGGGTCTCCCACAGGGGCTGGCACACGCTCTACGATGGCATCCAGGATCTCGTTGACACCTTGTCCCGTCTTACCACTGGCAAAGAGCACCTCGTCTGGATCTACTCCCAGCAGGCTGACGATCTGGTCTTGTACCTCTTCGGGAGAAGCTCCAGGCAGGTCGATCTTGTTGACTACTGGTATGATCGTCAGGTCATGCTCGATCGCCATATAGAGGTTGCTGATGGTCTGTGCTTGTATGCCCTGCGAAGCGTCCACGATGAGCAATGCTCCCTCACATGCAGCTATGGAGCGAGACACCTCATAGCTGAAGTCCACGTGTCCTGGTGTGTCAATTAGGTTGAGCGTGTACTCTACGTCATCCTTAGTATAGGACATCTGTATAGCGTGGCTCTTGATCGTGATGCCACGCTCACGCTCTAGATCCATATTGTCAAGGACTTGATCCTGCAGATCTTTCTTTTGGACGGTATCTGTGTACTCCAAAAGGCGATCGGCGAGGGTACTCTTGCCGTGATCAATGTGAGCTATGATACAAAAGTTACGTATGTGCTGCATGTGCTAAAGGGATTCGTGCGCTAAATAAAGGGCAACAGTGCTACAGTCTATCTGCTGTAAGAAAGGAAATAAAGGGCGGTGCGAAGCTGTGAGGAGCGTAGAGGAGTCGATTACTCTTCCTCCTCCTCGTCCTCCATATTGGTGAAGACGTTCTGCACATCTTCATCCTCTTCAAGTCTCTCGATGAGCTTGTTGAGCTCTTCGCGCTCCTCAGCTGAGACTGGACGTGTATCCTTGGGTACGCGGATGAACTCGACCGAGCTAATCTCAAATCCTAGATCCTCGAGCTTGGCTTGGAGAGCGCCATTCTGAGAGAAGTCTCCCTCGATGACCCACTCCTCTTCCTCTTGCTCTAGATCCTCTACACCGTAATCGATCAAGTCTAAGATCAACTCCTCCTGGTCTATCTCCTCCTTGGGCTGGACGTGGAAGACGCATCGGTGATCAAAGAGAAACTCCAAGCTACCAGTCGTACCGAGGTTGCCGCCAAACTTATTAAAGTAGCTACGCACGTTGGCGACCGTGCGAGTCGTATTGTCTGTTGCTGTCTCTACAAAGATAGCGATGCCATGCGGACCATAGCCCTCATAGTTCATCTCCTTGTAGTCGGTGTTGCTGTCCTTGTCGGTAGCTTTTTTGATAGCACGCTCTACGTTCTCCTTAGGCATGTTCTCCTTCTTTGCCGTTTGGACGAGGACGCGTAGTCGTGGGTTGGTATCAGGATCGGGACCGCCGGCCTTAACGGCAATGGTAATCTCCTTGCCTAGCTTAGTGAATACACGAGCCATGTTGCCCCAACGCTTTAGTTTGCGTGCTTTACGATATTCAAATGCTCTTCCCATGATTGGATTGGATACTTAACTATGTTAGTTGATTTATATGTCTGATGATTGGATAGGCTAGCGTAGCGTGGCGTGGTACTCCTGCTCGATGGCTTGCCAGATGCGCTTCATGGCAGCATCGATCTGTGCGTCTCGTAGGGTGCCCTTGTCGTCACGTAGGTAGAAGCTGAGTGCGTAGCTCTTCTTGCCCTTAGGTAGCTCCTTGCCTGTGTAAACGTCAAAGAGCTCGATACGCTGAAGTAGCTTGCGCTCGGCCTTGCTGGCGGTGCGAGCTAATGCTTCGTAGGAGATGTCGTTGTCGATGAGGAGAGCTAGGTCACGCTTCACCGTTGGGTACTTGCTTAGCTCCGTGCTGACCACTTTGTGCTGTAGTAGATATGCCATCAAAGTGTCGCTGTATAGCTCAGCATAGTAGACCGACTGCTTGATGTCGCACTTGGTGAGCCAATAGTTGCTCACGACACCTACGTAAGCGAGGCTCTTGCCCTCTCGATCGGTGTAGCAAACTACGTCGCTCCATAGGTCGTGGCATTCGGCTGGTGTAGTCACCGAGTAGTCCTCTGTCGTAAAGCCCATGTGCGCTAGGAGCTTCTCGACAACCCCTCGTAGCATGTAAGGAGAGGTAGCTTCGCCAGCGGTCGTCCAGCTATTGGGCATGAGCGTCCCCGAGAGCCACAATCCTAGTCTGTGAGCTTGGGTGTACTGGTCCAGGGGAGTAGCCGCCAGATCGTTTTGCTTGTAGCGGTAGACGTTGCCCCACTCATAGAGCGCGCAGTAGGGCTGCTTGCGGTGCACATTGTCAGAGATCGTCTCTAGACCGCCCACGAGCAGGGTGGGGCGTAGCACGTTGAGCTCTTGGCTTAGCGGATTCTCTATCGGGACGAGCTGGTTAGGGTCAAAAGCCTTTTGCCCCTCAAAGTATTGACGAGAGGTGAGCGAATTGTTCAATATCTCTCGATAGCCAAAGCCTGTGAGTAGCTCCGAAAGCTTGAGCTGAGCGTGATAGATATGGTCTTGGTCGCTCTGCTTAGAGAGACTCGCATGCACATAGCCCGATAGCGGGACAGCGTTGTAGCCGTAGATGCGTAGTACCTCCTCGACGACATCTACTGGACGTGTCACATCGTAGCGATAGCGAGGCACAGAAATGGCAAAAGCATCACCCTCCACAGCCTTAGGAGACATCTCTAGAGCCTCTAAAATGAGTTGTAGCTGGTCAGCCGTCAGTTCACGACCGATAGCCCGAGAGACATAGTCCGTAGAGATCGTCAACTCTACGGGATCAAGGTGCATACGATAGTGATCCACCGTCTCTTCTGCTAACTTTCCCCCGCAAATCTCCAAAATGAGCGATACAGCACGCTGGAGCGCCCAGTCGGTCGCCTCGGGATCTAGCCCACGCTCGAAGCGGAAGGAGGAGTCGGTGCTCAGTCCGTGGCTTCTAGCAGCTCGACGTGTGATCGTCGGATTGAAGTTCGCTGCCTCTATAAATATGTCTGTCGTCTCCATCGTCACGCCCGAGTCGAGTCCACCCATCACACCACCTATGCAGAGCGGTGTGAGCTGGCTGTCGCAGATCATATTCTCCATACCTGTGAGCTTATGCTCTACGCCATCCAAGGTGGTAAAAGGCGTGCCTGCAGGTAGATGAGCTATGCGCAGCAGACCGCCAGCGATCTTCTGAGCGTCAAAAGCGTGTAGTGGCTGCCCGATCTCGTGTAAGACGAAGTTGGTTACATCTACCACCGCATTGATGGGACGCTGACCGATGCTTTGAAGTCGCTCCTTGAGCCAGTCAGGACTCTCGACACACTTCAGGCCACGTATGGTCACTCCCTGATAGCGGGGGCAGTCCTCAGCGGATACCTCCATCTCAACCTGAATGGCAGAAGCCCTCGCATCGACCGACTGAGGCTTCGTCAGGGTCGGACGCTCCGCACGGATTACCTGCCCCTCACGATAGGAGTAGTAAGCCGCTAGGTCGCGTGCTACGCCATAGTGTGAGGTCGCATCGACACGGTTAGGTGTTATGTCTATCTCTATGACGGTATCACTGGCTAGGTCAAAGTAGTCAGCCGCCGGTGTCCCAGGCTTCACCGTCTCATCGTCTAGCACCCAAATGCCAGAGCTGTCGGCTCCCATACCTATCTCGACTTGCGAGCAAATCATACCCATACTAGGCTCGCCACGTAGCTTGGACTTCTTGATCTTAAAAGACTCGCCATCGGGCCCGTATAGAGTCGTGCCGACAGTTGCGACGATGACCGTTTGGCCTGCAGCCACGTTAGGTGCTCCACAAACAATCTGCACAGGCTCCTCCTCGCCGAGATCGACCGTGCAGACGTGCAGGTGGTCGGAGTTAGGGTGGGGGATGCAAGTGAGTGTGCGCCCTATGACGACACCACGCAGACCGCCTCGTACAGACTCCGTCTGCTCGACGCCAGCCACCTCAAGACCGATGGCTGTGAGCGTCTCCGCCACTTCATTTGGATTATAACCCTCTAGACGAGGTAGGTATTGCTGTAACCAGTTGAAAGATATATTCATACGAATCAGACATAGGCTCTCTAGGAGCCGATGAATAGAGTTATAAAGCGATACAGAAGAGACTAGTCGTGAGACTCAGTCTCTTTATTATTATATGGTGTGCTGTTGCGCAGCTCGACCTTGGAGTATGGACGTGGAAAGCCTTCGCCAGCAAAGAGCTCGGTAGCTCTACCGTTGAAGTCCCAGAAGAGATCCCACATATCCGCATTAGTACACCATACACGGATCATGATCGTGTAGTTGCTCTCCGTCATATCAGAGATCACGGCTAGCACGCCTTGATCCTGTAGGATGCGTGGATCCTTGAGTAGCTCCGTCATGAGGATGCTCTTAGCACGCTCGAACGGCACGTCGTAGTCCACGAGAAACTTCCACTGACACCGTCTAGTGGACATCTCAGAGGTGTTTTTGATTATGTTCGTACTTAGATTACCATTAGGCAGGTAAATCTTTGTATTGTCCGTAGTAGTGATAGAAGTGTGGAAGATTCCGATGTCCTGTACCGTACCCTCGACATCTTGGTAGACGATGTAGTCGCCAATGCGGAAGGGGTGCGTGATCAGGATGATAGCACCACCCGCAAAGTTCTGTAGCTGTCCTGAGAGTGCCATACCAATGGCGACACCAACAGAAGCAAGCAAGGCCGCAAAGGATACAGCGGCAAAGCCCAGGATATTGATCACCACGATAATCAGTACGATCCAAAGACCAGCACGAGCTATCGATCGGATGAAGTGTCGCAAGCCAAGCGCCTCGACACGCCTATCAAGGAGTCGAGTGACGCCCTTCATGATAAGACCTATCAGCCAGCGACCTACATAAAATATTAGGATAGCTAGCAGTACGCGGATACCTATGTCAAGTGCTTTATCGACCCATGATCCTAGGGTGTCAGCGAGGTTAAAGTTGACGATACTATCGACGATTTCCTCCTTCGTGAGAGCCGTCGAGTCGGGGAGAATAATGTTTTCTGGATTTATTTCAGGCATATGCTTCTACACAGTTGACGCTGTCGCTTTTATTTGCGATAGCACTCAGTTAGCAGAGCCAAAGGTACAAAAAAGCGACAACCTAACCTCACCGCAAAGCATAGCGTAGATAGACCTGCAAGGCGTAACACATTCGGTGTGTGCATATAAAAGCCCCATACTCACAGGGTCGGAGTATGGGGCTTCGCTTGCTTTGGAGCTATTTAGATGCTTAGCGTATCAGCTTGATCGTAGCTCCTGCGATAGAGAGTATATAGCTTCCTGCGGGGAGCTCGCAAGAGAGACGTCCCGTCTGGTCCGTTACGCCATGTGCTCGGAGCTGTCCTGCCAGGTCGTACAGCTCATAGCTCGTCTGGCTGTAGGGCGTCTCTATATCCCAGCCCGTAGCTGTCGGAGTAATCACCCAAACATTAGGACGGTCGGTCACAGGAGCGACGCCAGTATCTTTCTTAAAGGCGTAAGAGACGAAGATGTTGTTGGACAGGACGAAGAAGTATATAGTCCCAGCCTCATCTTCTGCTGTGAGCTTGCTCGTACTCCACTTGCAGTAATCGGGTATATAGCCTTCGTCTGGGACCAGTACGATAGAGCCTCCTACTGACCTCTTGATAGGTTCTGCAAAGTTGAACTTCTTGTCTCCGACTGCTATGTAAGCATGTCCATGAGACTTCGTCGAGGCGTCAAAAATCTTCGCTGTCTCACACCCTTCGCTGGTGCTCTCGCTATCAGCGATCCAACCATTGAGCAGAACTTTGTCGTAGGTCGTTGCTCCTGGCGTGCCACTGAGCTGAACTCGATAGAGACCCTCGCTGGTGTCACCTGCGGGGGGTAGCTGTATGAGCAGGTCGTTGAGATCACAAGCGGTGAAGCTGTTGTCTCGTACGTCTAGGCTATGCAGATTGAGAGCCAGTCCTGGGTAGGGGATGAGCTGTAGCTCAGTGAGCTTATTGCCATTAGCCTTGATGCGCTCTAGGTACTCGCTCTCGAGCTTTACCTTAGAGAGCTGACAATTCTCAATGTCTAGTACACGTAGCTTTTCGTTGGCCGAGAGATCTAGACTTTCGCCAAAGGCATTGCCACTCAGTACAGCTATCTCCAGCTTAGGCAGAGATGCTAGAGCTAGAGCGGAGATCTGATTGTCGTTGCAGTTTAGGACGCTCAGGAGTGGAGTCTGCTCTACATGTAGCTGCGTGAGCTTGTTGTACCCGCAGTACAGCTCCTCAAGCTTGGGAGTAGCAGAGAGTGATAGCTCGGCGAGCTTATTGTCCGTGATTTGCAGCTCCTTGAGGTTGGGCAGACGAGAGAGGTCTATCTGCTCAATCTTGTTGCGAGAGAGACGGAGTGTCTCAATTGTTGCGGCATCTTCAAAGGCTACTGCGACGATCTTGCTAGCCGTAGCGTCTACGAGAGTCACGGGACCATAAAGCTTGATCTTAGCCCCAAGGTCTACCGTTTGGGGGACGGTAAAAGGCTCATTAGCCTTGGGAATTGTATAGTCGCTAAGCTGGCCACTGCCCCAGTCGATCTGCACCTTGGTCTGGGCCTTAGCAGCAGCTATCTGGAGAGACAGA is part of the Porphyromonas asaccharolytica DSM 20707 genome and harbors:
- a CDS encoding leucine-rich repeat domain-containing protein codes for the protein MKRLLLLPVLFLSILTSMAQEATVRLLIKPDATEVTFVYRLAQQGATAQIDLGGGETATLEQPEAEKLQTFKHTFAEPSSTQRTITISADQLVTLRFTSSKAICGVTQIAAPLLERFNCDFTPLMESEELDFSACPKLEEITLNGAEVSRVILPPNRGLLKTFQWATPLLPTPDSRQLKELDLSGCTALESLSLQGTTLRTIDLTDTPLLKQLVITGLSNKAYPRQLIGGKALTHLEMVTLQFCAFTYDMLPDLNETPLDNFKVSKMYYAHVDRSQYRDMTVDLSNMASAKGIAQAPTPTTFTWFYKDAANKWQPIPTDKVVAGDKPGVYTIDESLLDPTTHQITVRAKLFNAGYPDLAFYKGGLHTYNITLPYKPTTMSLSVTTESPGQDEDGYDIDEIDLSLQIAAAKAQTKVQIDWGSGQLSDYTIPKANEPFTVPQTVDLGAKIKLYGPVTLVDATASKIVAVAFEDAATIETLRLSRNKIEQIDLSRLPNLKELQITDNKLAELSLSATPKLEELYCGYNKLTQLHVEQTPLLSVLNCNDNQISALALASLPKLEIAVLSGNAFGESLDLSANEKLRVLDIENCQLSKVKLESEYLERIKANGNKLTELQLIPYPGLALNLHSLDVRDNSFTACDLNDLLIQLPPAGDTSEGLYRVQLSGTPGATTYDKVLLNGWIADSESTSEGCETAKIFDASTKSHGHAYIAVGDKKFNFAEPIKRSVGGSIVLVPDEGYIPDYCKWSTSKLTAEDEAGTIYFFVLSNNIFVSYAFKKDTGVAPVTDRPNVWVITPTATGWDIETPYSQTSYELYDLAGQLRAHGVTDQTGRLSCELPAGSYILSIAGATIKLIR
- a CDS encoding mechanosensitive ion channel family protein, with product MPEINPENIILPDSTALTKEEIVDSIVNFNLADTLGSWVDKALDIGIRVLLAILIFYVGRWLIGLIMKGVTRLLDRRVEALGLRHFIRSIARAGLWIVLIIVVINILGFAAVSFAALLASVGVAIGMALSGQLQNFAGGAIILITHPFRIGDYIVYQDVEGTVQDIGIFHTSITTTDNTKIYLPNGNLSTNIIKNTSEMSTRRCQWKFLVDYDVPFERAKSILMTELLKDPRILQDQGVLAVISDMTESNYTIMIRVWCTNADMWDLFWDFNGRATELFAGEGFPRPYSKVELRNSTPYNNKETESHD
- the pheT gene encoding phenylalanine--tRNA ligase subunit beta, which translates into the protein MNISFNWLQQYLPRLEGYNPNEVAETLTAIGLEVAGVEQTESVRGGLRGVVIGRTLTCIPHPNSDHLHVCTVDLGEEEPVQIVCGAPNVAAGQTVIVATVGTTLYGPDGESFKIKKSKLRGEPSMGMICSQVEIGMGADSSGIWVLDDETVKPGTPAADYFDLASDTVIEIDITPNRVDATSHYGVARDLAAYYSYREGQVIRAERPTLTKPQSVDARASAIQVEMEVSAEDCPRYQGVTIRGLKCVESPDWLKERLQSIGQRPINAVVDVTNFVLHEIGQPLHAFDAQKIAGGLLRIAHLPAGTPFTTLDGVEHKLTGMENMICDSQLTPLCIGGVMGGLDSGVTMETTDIFIEAANFNPTITRRAARSHGLSTDSSFRFERGLDPEATDWALQRAVSLILEICGGKLAEETVDHYRMHLDPVELTISTDYVSRAIGRELTADQLQLILEALEMSPKAVEGDAFAISVPRYRYDVTRPVDVVEEVLRIYGYNAVPLSGYVHASLSKQSDQDHIYHAQLKLSELLTGFGYREILNNSLTSRQYFEGQKAFDPNQLVPIENPLSQELNVLRPTLLVGGLETISDNVHRKQPYCALYEWGNVYRYKQNDLAATPLDQYTQAHRLGLWLSGTLMPNSWTTAGEATSPYMLRGVVEKLLAHMGFTTEDYSVTTPAECHDLWSDVVCYTDREGKSLAYVGVVSNYWLTKCDIKQSVYYAELYSDTLMAYLLQHKVVSTELSKYPTVKRDLALLIDNDISYEALARTASKAERKLLQRIELFDVYTGKELPKGKKSYALSFYLRDDKGTLRDAQIDAAMKRIWQAIEQEYHATLR